A window of Puntigrus tetrazona isolate hp1 chromosome 11, ASM1883169v1, whole genome shotgun sequence contains these coding sequences:
- the rrp9 gene encoding U3 small nucleolar RNA-interacting protein 2 isoform X2 has product MSFFIKKKVISAAPNKGDLKRKSNAKADESKGRSKKFSKRMDEEISSDSENESADRNRKQQESEDEIEETPQEKKLRLAKVYLEQLRDEEDKRAEQESFEADLIAGRLQDDVLEQKGKLQKMIATELVAPDPAEIRLLRGHKLAVTCLVITPDEKYIFSASKDCSIIKWEVESGKKVQKIAGGRKGTEARHVGHTAHVLCMAISSDGKYLASGDMNKLIMIWDPMTCKHLYKFKGHRGAVSGLAFRRGTYTLYSASHDRSIKVWSVEENAYVETLFGHQDMITGLDCLSRERCVTAGGRDRTVRVWKIAEESQLVFHGHEGSIDCIQLINEEHMVTGGDDGSISIWTVNKKKPVSTVKKAHGSHGNTSLEQPYWVSSVAALHNSDIVASGSHNSVLQLWKCGQGFRGLEPLFSVPMTGFVNSLKFSNSGKFLVAGVGQEHRLGRWWRIKEARNGLYIIPLKKQAQEQEAAL; this is encoded by the exons ATGTCTTTCTTTATAAAGAAAAAGGTCATCTCTGCGGCTCCTAATAAAggagatttaaaaagaaag AGTAATGCAAAGGCAGACGAAAGCAAAGGCAGATCAAAAAAGTTCAGCAAGCGAATGGACGAAGAAATATCGAGCGACTCAGAAAATGAAAG CGCCGATcgaaacagaaaacagcaggAAAGCGAAGACGAGATCGAGGAGACGCCGCAGGAGAAGAAACTCCGCCTGGCCAAAGTTTACCTGGAGCAGCTGAGAGACGAAG AGGACAAGAGAGCCGAGCAGGAGTCGTTTGAAGCGGATCTCATAGCTGGGAGACTGCAGGACGATGTG CTGGAACAGAAAGGCAAGCTGCAGAAGATGATAGCCACTGAG CTCGTAGCTCCAGACCCAGCAGAGATCAGGTTGTTGAGAGGACACAAACTAGCCGTCACGTGCCTCGTCATCACCCCAGATGAGAAGTACATCTTCTCGGCGAGCAAAGACTGCTCCATCATCAAAT GGGAGGTGGAGAGCGGGAAGAAGGTGCAGAAGATCGCAGGAGGACGGAAGGGAACAGAGGCACGTCACGTGGGACACACCGCTCACGTCCTGTGTATGGCCATATCATCTGATGGGAAATACCTG gCTAGTGGAGACATGAATAAACTCATCATGATCTGGGACCCGATGACGTGTAAACATCTGTATAAGTTTAAAGGGCACAGAGGTGCTGTATCG GGTTTGGCCTTCAGACGAGGAACTTACACCCTCTACAGCGCGTCACATGACCGCTCAATAAAAGTGTGGAGCGTGGAGGAAAACGCTTACGTAGAAACCCT GTTCGGCCATCAGGACATGATCACCGGCCTGGACTGTTTGAGTCGAGAGAGATGCGTGACGGCGGGAGGACGGGACAGGACAGTCCGGGTGTGGAAAATCGCCGAGGAGTCACAGCTCGTCTTTCACGGACACGA GGGCTCCATTGATTGTATCCAGCTTATTAATGAAGAGCACATGGTCACGGGTGGAGATGATGG CTCTATATCTATTTGGACGGTTAATAAGAAGAAGCCGGTGAGCACAGTGAAGAAAGCCCACGGTAGCCATGGCAACACGAGTCTGGAGCAGCCCTACTGGGTGTCTTCTGTGGCGGCGCTGCACAACTCTGACATCGTGGCATCAG GCTCCCATAATTCAGTGCTGCAGCTGTGGAAGTGTGGGCAGGGATTCAGAGGCCTGGAGCCGCTCTTCAGCGTCCCTATG ACTGGATTTGTCAACAGCCTGAAGTTCTCAAACTCTGGGAAGTTTCTTGTGGCGGGAGTCGGACAGGAGCACAG aTTGGGCAGATGGTGGAGAATAAAGGAAGCTAGGAACGGACTATATATCATTCCTCTTAAAAAACAAGCTCAAGAGCAAGAAGCGGCCCTGTAA
- the si:ch211-213o11.11 gene encoding probable G-protein coupled receptor, whose amino-acid sequence MEASGLPPPAQHNETELNETLSRGHPMHLAPSMQLGSMSNPQSRFRDMSGLVIMVTLNAIALLANSGVLAVVVKVPHLRKFSLVCHLCIVDLLCAALLMPLGIVCGSPFFAGIIFSVLECRLYIFLNAFLISASIFTVTVISIERYFYIVHPMRYEAKMTPLLSAAVMGFIWVASTLLGLATVFGWPSYGSRSSIAATHCSLHWSHSGHRRVFAILFCTVCFCVPAAIIIAVYGNVYKVAHTAARERGPIPSWTMASAHPKRRSDSVNSQTTIITTSTSVRRNQVPRRKRRTLVGGKAALTLAIIVGQFLLCWLPYFAFHLHLSLGFSHTTSEEAEGPVMWLAYSTFAVNPFFYGLLNRQIREELCKMLFCCRSAGRPVRPSASGHEHSGHEDFFHFLHRSGDRDRVRCSYHMATPRNTLEQTSFRIPGQIPEEVT is encoded by the coding sequence ATGGAGGCATCTGGACTACCTCCGCCAGCACAGCACAATGAAACTGAACTTAATGAGACACTGAGTCGTGGCCACCCTATGCATCTGGCTCCCAGCATGCAACTAGGGAGCATGTCCAATCCGCAGTCGCGTTTCCGAGACATGTCGGGCCTCGTGATCATGGTGACTCTTAACGCAATCGCGCTCTTAGCCAACAGCGGAGTGCTTGCCGTAGTAGTGAAAGTGCCACATCTCCGCAAGTTCAGTTTGGTGTGCCACCTCTGCATCGTGGATTTGTTATGCGCCGCTCTGTTGATGCCGCTCGGCATCGTCTGCGGCTCGCCCTTCTTCGCCGGCATCATCTTCTCCGTGCTTGAATGCAGGTTGTACATTTTCCTCAATGCCTTTCTCATATCTGCCTCTATCTTCACGGTCACCGTGATCAGCATCGAACGCTACTTCTACATCGTGCATCCCATGAGGTACGAGGCTAAAATGACTCCTCTCTTATCCGCAGCCGTGATGGGATTCATCTGGGTGGCGTCTACTTTGCTAGGGCTTGCTACCGTCTTTGGGTGGCCCAGTTACGGAAGTAGAAGCTCCATTGCAGCCACCCACTGCTCTCTCCATTGGAGCCACAGCGGACACCGGAGAGTGTTCGCCATTTTATTCTGCACTGTTTGCTTTTGCGTTCCAGCTGCTATTATTATCGCCGTCTATGGGAACGTGTATAAAGTCGCCCACACGGCTGCCCGGGAAAGAGGACCCATCCCGAGCTGGACGATGGCGAGCGCTCATCCGAAGCGCCGGTCTGATTCCGTCAACAGCCAGACCACGATCATCACCACAAGCACAAGCGTCCGCAGAAATCAAGTCCCTCGCAGGAAAAGGAGAACGCTGGTCGGCGGGAAAGCCGCTTTGACTTTGGCCATCATCGTGGGACAGTTTCTGCTCTGCTGGCTGCCTTACTTCGCCTTCCACCTGCATTTGTCGCTGGGTTTCTCCCATACCACCTCTGAAGAAGCTGAGGGGCCGGTCATGTGGCTGGCGTACTCTACGTTCGCAGTAAACCCGTTTTTTTACGGCCTGCTGAACCGTCAGATTAGGGAGGAGTTGTGTAAGATGCTGTTCTGTTGCCGATCGGCCGGCAGACCAGTGCGGCCCTCTGCGTCGGGCCACGAACATTCGGGACATGaagacttttttcattttttgcacaGGAGCGGAGACAGGGACAGAGTTCGATGCAGTTATCACATGGCTACACCGAGGAACACGCTGGAGCAGACTAGTTTTAGGATACCGGGGCAAATACCTGAAGAGGTCACCTAA
- the rrp9 gene encoding U3 small nucleolar RNA-interacting protein 2 isoform X1 produces the protein MSFFIKKKVISAAPNKGDLKRKSNAKADESKGRSKKFSKRMDEEISSDSENESADRNRKQQESEDEIEETPQEKKLRLAKVYLEQLRDEEDKRAEQESFEADLIAGRLQDDVLEQKGKLQKMIATELVAPDPAEIRLLRGHKLAVTCLVITPDEKYIFSASKDCSIIKWEVESGKKVQKIAGGRKGTEARHVGHTAHVLCMAISSDGKYLASGDMNKLIMIWDPMTCKHLYKFKGHRGAVSGLAFRRGTYTLYSASHDRSIKVWSVEENAYVETLFGHQDMITGLDCLSRERCVTAGGRDRTVRVWKIAEESQLVFHGHEGSIDCIQLINEEHMVTGGDDGSISIWTVNKKKPVSTVKKAHGSHGNTSLEQPYWVSSVAALHNSDIVASGASGSHNSVLQLWKCGQGFRGLEPLFSVPMTGFVNSLKFSNSGKFLVAGVGQEHRLGRWWRIKEARNGLYIIPLKKQAQEQEAAL, from the exons ATGTCTTTCTTTATAAAGAAAAAGGTCATCTCTGCGGCTCCTAATAAAggagatttaaaaagaaag AGTAATGCAAAGGCAGACGAAAGCAAAGGCAGATCAAAAAAGTTCAGCAAGCGAATGGACGAAGAAATATCGAGCGACTCAGAAAATGAAAG CGCCGATcgaaacagaaaacagcaggAAAGCGAAGACGAGATCGAGGAGACGCCGCAGGAGAAGAAACTCCGCCTGGCCAAAGTTTACCTGGAGCAGCTGAGAGACGAAG AGGACAAGAGAGCCGAGCAGGAGTCGTTTGAAGCGGATCTCATAGCTGGGAGACTGCAGGACGATGTG CTGGAACAGAAAGGCAAGCTGCAGAAGATGATAGCCACTGAG CTCGTAGCTCCAGACCCAGCAGAGATCAGGTTGTTGAGAGGACACAAACTAGCCGTCACGTGCCTCGTCATCACCCCAGATGAGAAGTACATCTTCTCGGCGAGCAAAGACTGCTCCATCATCAAAT GGGAGGTGGAGAGCGGGAAGAAGGTGCAGAAGATCGCAGGAGGACGGAAGGGAACAGAGGCACGTCACGTGGGACACACCGCTCACGTCCTGTGTATGGCCATATCATCTGATGGGAAATACCTG gCTAGTGGAGACATGAATAAACTCATCATGATCTGGGACCCGATGACGTGTAAACATCTGTATAAGTTTAAAGGGCACAGAGGTGCTGTATCG GGTTTGGCCTTCAGACGAGGAACTTACACCCTCTACAGCGCGTCACATGACCGCTCAATAAAAGTGTGGAGCGTGGAGGAAAACGCTTACGTAGAAACCCT GTTCGGCCATCAGGACATGATCACCGGCCTGGACTGTTTGAGTCGAGAGAGATGCGTGACGGCGGGAGGACGGGACAGGACAGTCCGGGTGTGGAAAATCGCCGAGGAGTCACAGCTCGTCTTTCACGGACACGA GGGCTCCATTGATTGTATCCAGCTTATTAATGAAGAGCACATGGTCACGGGTGGAGATGATGG CTCTATATCTATTTGGACGGTTAATAAGAAGAAGCCGGTGAGCACAGTGAAGAAAGCCCACGGTAGCCATGGCAACACGAGTCTGGAGCAGCCCTACTGGGTGTCTTCTGTGGCGGCGCTGCACAACTCTGACATCGTGGCATCAGGTGCctcag GCTCCCATAATTCAGTGCTGCAGCTGTGGAAGTGTGGGCAGGGATTCAGAGGCCTGGAGCCGCTCTTCAGCGTCCCTATG ACTGGATTTGTCAACAGCCTGAAGTTCTCAAACTCTGGGAAGTTTCTTGTGGCGGGAGTCGGACAGGAGCACAG aTTGGGCAGATGGTGGAGAATAAAGGAAGCTAGGAACGGACTATATATCATTCCTCTTAAAAAACAAGCTCAAGAGCAAGAAGCGGCCCTGTAA